One window of Solwaraspora sp. WMMA2056 genomic DNA carries:
- a CDS encoding septum formation initiator family protein, which translates to MTQRRTPSGQGPTRRTGQTGRSGVRGPVRTAGRDTGRDAPRGVGRDTARDGGRGATRDGGRGTDAGRPASRPAAARRAPAGPVKRTTAAQPNRVTGRATVLLVVLVALALAYTYPVRVYLSQQSDIARMEQAQQEQRERIAELTAQAERWQDPDFIRIEAKRRFYMVYPGEVPLLVLHDPAGAARDAGDPIDPPPGESTPADPWYDTLWSSVQAADATEGTSP; encoded by the coding sequence GTGACGCAACGGCGCACACCGAGTGGGCAGGGCCCGACCCGGCGTACCGGCCAGACCGGACGCTCCGGCGTCCGGGGGCCGGTGCGTACCGCCGGCCGGGACACCGGCCGAGACGCGCCTCGCGGCGTCGGTCGCGACACCGCCCGTGACGGCGGTCGTGGTGCCACACGCGACGGCGGTCGTGGCACCGACGCGGGCCGCCCGGCGAGTCGGCCGGCGGCGGCCCGGCGGGCACCCGCCGGGCCGGTCAAGCGGACCACCGCCGCGCAGCCCAACCGCGTCACCGGCCGGGCCACCGTCCTGCTGGTGGTGCTGGTGGCGCTCGCCCTGGCCTACACCTATCCGGTCCGGGTCTACCTCAGCCAGCAGTCCGACATCGCCCGGATGGAGCAGGCCCAGCAGGAGCAACGGGAACGGATCGCGGAGCTGACCGCGCAGGCCGAACGCTGGCAGGACCCGGACTTCATCCGGATCGAGGCCAAACGGCGCTTCTACATGGTGTACCCGGGGGAGGTGCCGCTGCTGGTGCTGCACGATCCGGCCGGGGCCGCCCGCGACGCCGGCGACCCGATCGACCCACCACCGGGCGAGTCGACTCCGGCCGACCCGTGGTACGACACCCTGTGGTCCAGCGTGCAGGCCGCCGACGCCACCGAAGGGACCTCGCCGTGA
- a CDS encoding amino-acid N-acetyltransferase, which translates to MSTPDTDDAEVVIRRARTPDVRGIRRLIDLYSPDRRLLSKATVTLYEDVQEFWVAQRPADGAIVGCGALHVMWEDLAEIRTVAVDPRCRGRKIGHRIVAELVAAARELGVARVFVLTFETRFFASFGFVEIDGAPVPGQVYEQLLRSYDEGVAEFLGLERVKPNTLGNTRMLLHLR; encoded by the coding sequence GTGTCGACGCCTGACACCGACGACGCCGAGGTGGTGATCCGCCGCGCGCGCACCCCTGACGTACGGGGGATCCGTCGACTGATCGACCTGTACAGCCCGGACCGCCGGCTGCTCAGCAAGGCCACCGTCACCCTGTACGAGGACGTGCAGGAGTTCTGGGTCGCGCAACGCCCCGCCGACGGCGCCATCGTCGGCTGCGGGGCGCTGCACGTGATGTGGGAGGACCTGGCGGAGATCCGTACCGTCGCGGTCGACCCGCGGTGTCGCGGCCGCAAGATCGGGCACCGGATCGTCGCGGAGCTGGTCGCCGCCGCCCGCGAGCTCGGTGTCGCCCGGGTCTTCGTGCTCACCTTCGAGACCCGGTTCTTCGCCAGCTTCGGCTTCGTCGAGATCGACGGTGCGCCGGTGCCGGGCCAGGTGTACGAGCAGCTGCTGCGCTCCTACGACGAGGGCGTCGCCGAGTTTCTCGGGCTGGAGCGGGTCAAGCCGAACACGCTCGGCAACACCCGGATGCTGCTGCACCTGCGCTGA